From the genome of Pseudomonas hamedanensis:
GCCGTTTCTCGACACCTTCGATCTGAAATACAACTTGTTGGTCAAGCAGCCCAATCCCAGCTCCAAAGCGGTGATGTTCTGCCTGATGGACGTTTCCGGCTCGATGACCCAGGCGACCAAAGACATCGCCAAGCGTTTTTTCATCCTGTTGTACCTGTTCCTCAAGCGCAATTACGACAAAATCGACGTGGTATTCATCCGCCACCACACCAGCGCCCGGGAAGTCGACGAAGAGGAATTTTTCTACTCGCGGGAGACCGGCGGCACCATCGTTTCCAGTGCCCTGAAGCTGATGCAGGAGATCATGGCCGAGCGCTACCCGAGCAACGAGTGGAACATCTACGCCGCGCAGGCCTCCGACGGCGACAACTGGAACGACGACTCGCCGATCTGCCGCGATATCCTCATCAACCAGATCATGCCGTTTGTCCAGTACTACACTTATGTGGAGATTACCCCGCGCGAACACCAGGCGTTGTGGTACGAATACGAACGCATCGCCGAAGCCTTCTCTGACACTTTTGCCCAGCAGCAACTGGTCTCGGCCGGAGATATCTATCCGGTCTTCCGTGAACTCTTCCAGCGCAGGTTAGTGACATGACCGCCAAAGAGCAGAAGCGCCAACCCATCTCCACCGGCTCCGAATGGACGTTCGAGCTGATCCAGACCTACGACCGTGAAATTGCCCGTATCGCGGCCCGTTATGCGCTGGATACCTATCCCAACCAGATCGAAGTGATCACCGCCGAGCAAATGATGGACGCCTACGCCTCGGTGGGCATGCCGCTGGGCTATCACCACTGGTCCTACGGCAAGCACTTCCTCAGCACCGAAAAATCCTACAGCCGCGGGCAGATGGGGCTGGCGTACGAAATCGTGATCAACTCCGATCCGTGCATCGCCTACCTGATGGAGGAAAACACCATCTGCATGCAGGCGTTGGTGGTGGCCCACGCCTGCTATGGCCATAACAGCTTTTTCAAGGGTAATTACCTGTTTCGCACCTGGACGGACGCCAGCTCGATCATCGACTACCTGGTGTTTGCCAAGCAGTACATCATGCAGTGCGAAGAGCGCCACGGCATTGACGCGGTGGAAGACCTGCTCGACTCCTGCCATGCGCTGATGAATTACGGTGTCGACCGCTACAAGCGGCCGTATCCGATCTCCGCCGAGGAAGAACGTCGGCGGCAAAAGGATCGCGAGGAACATCTGCAGAAGCAGATCAATGACCTGTGGCGCACCATCCCAAAGGGTGCCGACAAATACAGCGACAAGGACAACGCCCGTTTCCCGGCCGAGCCGCAGGAAAACATCCTGTACTTCATCGAAAAGCACGCGCCGCTGCTGGAGCCGTGGCAGCGCGAGATCGTGCGGATCGTGCGCAAGATCGCCCAGTATTTCTATCCACAGCGCCAGACCCAGGTGATGAACGAAGGCTGGGCAACGTTCTGGCATTACACGCTGATGAATGACCTGTATGACGAGGGACTGG
Proteins encoded in this window:
- a CDS encoding SpoVR family protein, producing the protein MTAKEQKRQPISTGSEWTFELIQTYDREIARIAARYALDTYPNQIEVITAEQMMDAYASVGMPLGYHHWSYGKHFLSTEKSYSRGQMGLAYEIVINSDPCIAYLMEENTICMQALVVAHACYGHNSFFKGNYLFRTWTDASSIIDYLVFAKQYIMQCEERHGIDAVEDLLDSCHALMNYGVDRYKRPYPISAEEERRRQKDREEHLQKQINDLWRTIPKGADKYSDKDNARFPAEPQENILYFIEKHAPLLEPWQREIVRIVRKIAQYFYPQRQTQVMNEGWATFWHYTLMNDLYDEGLVTDGFMMEFLTSHTSVVFQPGFDSPYYSGINPYALGFAMYRDIRRMCEEPTEEDRHWFPDIAGSDWLSTIKFAMSSFKDESFILQYLSPKVIRDLKLFSILDDDQKDDLLVPAIHDETGYRIIRETLAAQYNLGNREPNVQIYSIDRRGDRSLTLRHQQHDRKPLGDSTDEVLKHLHRLWGFDIHLETLQGDQIMKTHHVPPRSEHSEGDYGRLDLAVIHL